Below is a window of Cryobacterium sp. PAMC25264 DNA.
TCATGCTGCCCGGTGCGTCGTCGATCGCTCGCGCCCTGATCGACGACTGGCTGGCCCGGCCGGCCACGGTGTCCCCGGGTGTCTGACCCGTTGACCCCTACCGCCGAGTCTCTGCTCACCGGGCTCGACGAGCAGCAGCGCATCGCGGCTGAGGCCCTGATCGGCCCGGTCTGCATGCTCGCCGGTGCCGGAACCGGCAAGACCCGCGCCATCACGCACCGCATCGCCTACGGCGTGATGAGCGGCGCCTATTCACCCACCCGGGTGATGGCGCTCACCTTCACCGCCCGCTCCGCGGCGGAGCTGCGCGGCCGGCTGCGGCAACTCGGCGCCGGCGGTGTCGCCGCGCGCACCTTCCACGCGGCAGCGCTCTCGCAACTCAACTATTTCTGGCCGCACGTCGTGGGCGGGCAGGCGCCACGCATCCTCGAGGGAAAGGGCCGGTTGCTCGGCCACGTGGCCGAGGTGCTCAAGCTCAAGCTGGACACCGCCACCCTGCGTGACCTGGCCGGCGAGATCGAGTGGCGCAAGACCTCCGGGCTGAGCCTGGAGCAGTACGCCACGGCCGGACGGGCGCTGCCGGGCCGGCTGGACATCGACCAGGCCCTGGACATGCAGGCAGGCTACGAGCGGCTCAAGGACGACCGCAAGCAGATCGACTTCGAGGACGTGCTGCTGGCCATGGCCGGCATGATCGAGGCCGAACCGTCGGTGGCCTTGCAGGTGCGAGAGCAGTACCGCTTCTTCGTCGTCGACGAGTTCCAGGACGTGTCGCCGCTTCAGTACGACCTGCTCAAGCTCTGGCTCGGCGACCGGCGCGACCTCTGTGTCGTCGGCGATGCCAGCCAGACCATCTACTCGTTCGCGGGCGCCCGCAGCGACTACCTGCTCGACTTCCCCAAGCACTACGAGGATGCCACCGTGGTGCGCCTCGAGCAGAACTACCGGTCTACAGCGGCCATCGTCGCCACCGCCAACCAGCTCATGCGCGGCCGGCCCGGAGCGCTGTCCCTGCACGCCGCCGTCGCCGAGACCGGGGTTGAGCCCGCGGTGCGTGAGTACCCCAATGACATGGCCGAGGCCAGGGGTGTGGCGCAGAGCATCGCCGAACTGGTGGCCGCCGGCACCGCCCCCGAGAACATCGCCGTGCTGTACCGGGTCAATGTGCAGGCCGCGCTGCTCGAGACGGCGCTGGGCGATGTGGGCGTGAGCTACCAGATCCGCGGATCGAAGCGGTTCTTCGACCTGCCAGAGGTGAAGCAGGCGGTGATGTCGCTGCGCGCGGCATCCGTCTCGATCATGGGCGAGCCCCTGTTCAAATCGGTCAGTGACGTGCTGCGCGGTCTGGGCTGGAGCCAGACGGCGCCGGAGACCCGTGGTGCCGTGCGGGACCGGTGGGAGGCGCTGAACGCGATCATGGGGCTCGTCGACCAGGCGGCTCCCGGCACCTCGTTCCGCCAGTTCACCGACGAACTCATGGAACGCCAGGCCGGGCAGCACGAACCCACCGTCGCGGCCGTGACCCTGGCGACCCTGCACTCCGCCAAGGGCCTGGAGTGGAACGCGGTCTTCGTTGTGGGGCTGAGCGAGGGGCTCGTGCCGATCAGCTACGCGGGCACGTTCGAGCAGGTCGATGAGGAACGCCGCCTGCTGTACGTGGGCGTCACCCGAGCGCGCAAGCGGCTGTCGCTCAGTTGGTCCGCGGCCGGAAGCCAGCAGCGTTCCCCGCGAGAACGATCACGTTTTCTGGCAGAAATCGGCATCCGCACCGCACGTGCGGCCGGTGCGCGCGGCGCCTGACCGACAGGCTGATCGCGTCGATCGCCAACGACGCGGCGGCGAACTCGTTCGAGGCGGCGAACAGACGCTCGTGCACGATACCGGCCACCGTGGCGGCGGCCTCGATGCCGAGCCGCGGCGTCTCGGTGGACGCCGTGCGATAGAGCAGCTGGCAGGCGATGGCGGGCCAGGCCGGATCCTCATCGACCCGGTCCAGCTCCAGGCAGGTCAGGCAGGGGCCGGCGCCCGGCTCCACAAGCGGTCCAACACGCACCTCGGCGTCGCTGAACAGCACCGGCAGGTGCGGAACGTCCCGCCGCAGCCAGCGGCCGTGCCGCTCGGGAGCCAATACGAAGTGGTCGACGATCACCGCCAGGTCGGGCAGCGGCGGGGGCGAAGCCGCACCGGTGGCGGCGAGGACCTCGGTCGTCACCACCGTGATGCTCAGCTCGCCCAGCAGACTGCGGATGCGATCGGCCGTGGCGCCGGCGCCGTCGACGCACACAACCGGGCGGTGGCCGGCCAGGGCCCGATCCGCGGTCGTGCCGCCGGAAGCGGTGCCGGGTCGGGGGTCGTACCGGGTAGCGTCGTCGGGCCCTCGATCGGCTGTGCCCGGCGGGGAGTCATCCGCTGGAGCGCCCGTGCCCGTCGAACCGTCTGGCACGGCGCCGGCATCCGCCGGTGTGTTGTTCGCTCCGGTCACGACCTCCGCAGTACCGCTCACCAAGGCGGGACCCAGGGCGCTTAGCAGGGCGGAGGTCGCCTCATCCGTTGCGCCGGCCTGCCGCCCGAGCATCAGCGCGCCGGACCGGGGCACGCCGCCGCGGAGCGCAGCGATGACACCCTCCAGCGGCGCCGTGACCCCGGGCACGATCGCCAGCGGCCGGTCTATGCCCAGCTGGATGGTGTCCGGGGTGCGCCAGACGAGCGGATACCGCGGGTCGAGTCGAAGAATCATCCGGCGATTGTCTCCCGGGGGCGGCAGGAGACGCGGGATTCATCCACAGGCGCAGGAGGCCCCGCACACGGGGCCGGCGCACACACAATCGTGATCGACGCGGTGACGGCGCTTTCCGCAGGCGCAATCCAGACTCTGCGCCTAGGCTGACGCAATGACAGAGCGAACAACTTCTCCGCGGCGAGTCCTCGTTACCGGTGCCACCGGATACATCGGTGGCCGGCTGGTTCCCCGGCTCCTCGAGGCAGGGGCAGACGTAAGGGTCCTGGTGCGCTCCCCGCAGAAGCTCACCGATGTGCCGTGGGCCAAAGACGTCGACATTGTCGAGGGCGACCTGGGCAACCCGGAGTCGCTGGCCAAGGCGAGCACGGGCATCGATGTGTTGTACTACCTCGTGCACTCGATGGGAGCCAAGGGCGACTTCGAACAGACCGAGCGTGAGGCCGCCCGGAACGTCGCCACGGCCGCGGCCGCGGCAGGGGTCTCCCGCATCGTGTACCTCGGCGGACTGCACCCGGACACCGATACCTTGTCGCCGCACCTGCGATCCCGCGCGGAGGTCGGCCGTATCCTGCTGGCCTCCGGCGTGCCGACCGTGGCGTTCCAGGCTGGCGTGGTGATCGGGTCCGGTTCCACCTCCTTCGAGATGATCCGGCATCTCACCGATGTGCTCCCGTACATGCCCGCGCCCAAATGGGTGCGCAACTTCATCCAGCCGATAGCCGTGCGCGATGTGCTGTACTACCTGCTCGCGGCGGCCGACGTGCCCGCCGATGTGAACCGCACCTTCGACATCGGTGGGCCCGACGTGCTGCGCTACGGCCAGATGATGAACGGCTACGCCCTCGAGGCCGGCCTGCACCAGCGTCCCATCGCCGCGCTCCCGGTGCTCACGCCGTGGCTGGCCTCGCAGTGGGTCAACCTGGTCACCCCCATCCCCAGGAGCCTGGCTATTCCCATCATCGCCTCGCTTCAGTACGACTGCGTGATGCACGAGCACGACATCGATGCGGTGATCCCGCCGCCCGCCGGCGGCCTCACCACGTATCGCCGGGCCGTTCGCCTGGCGCTGGGACGCATGCGCGACGGCGACGTGGAGACCAGCTGGCAGAACGCGGCTACCGAGGGCGCGTCGAGCAACCCGCTGCCCAGCGACCCCGATTGGGCCGGCCATCTCGTTTACACCGACCTCAAGGAAAAGAAGACGTCGGCCAAGCCGGCCGACCTGTGGCGCGTCATCGAGAGTATCGGCGGCGACAACGGATGGTATTCCTTTCCGCTGGCCTGGGCCGTGCGCGGCTGGATGGACAAGCTTGTCGGGGGAGTGGGGCTGCGACGTGGCCGGCGTCACCCCGACCGTTTGCAGACCGGTGACGTGCTCGACTTCTGGCGCGTGGAACGCATCGACCGGGGCAGCTTCCTGCGCCTGCGGGCGGAGATGCTGGTTCCCGGACGTGCCTGGCTGGAGATGCGGGCAGAGCCCACGGCTGACGGCGGCTCGATCTACCGGCAGCGCGCCGTGTTCTTCCCGCGCGGCTTGGGCGGCCGGCTCTACTGGTTCTCGATCCTGCCCTTCCACGGTGTGATCTTCACTGGCATGGCCAACCGCATCACGGAAGCAGCCGAGTCCGAGGCCGCAACCGTGCATGCGGAGACCGCCGTGGCCGACTCCGGTGTCACGGATTCCGCCGCCGGCACCCCGCCGGAAAGCCCGGAGACCGCCGAGGCCGCCGCCCTGACCTAGCAGCCGATCTGATCGGGGTTGCCGTCCGGCGGAGGGGGCGTTCCACGCGCCAGCAGGCCCGGCTGGCTGCCGGTGCACAATCTCGATGCTCGGGTTCGTCGGATCCGGTGACCCGCTCTGCGGTGGGGGCCATACCCCTCTATTCCTGGCATTGTGAGCAGCGTCCCGGTGCACAATTTCGCGGTACGCGCGCGCCGAAATATGTGATTCCGATCTCGGGCTGAATGGGTAGGTTCGGGACCAAAAAAGTTCTCCACAACCTTGTTTTTGGGGCACACAAAGCTGCGAGATCGGGCTACTCTCACTGCATGTCCAGCCTCGCAGCAATCTTCGCCCCCGATACCGTTCCGGAGCCGGCCCGTCCGGGGTCCGTCACGGTGCCGCCGGCGCGGGTTGGGGTGGCGGAACGCGCTGTGGTGCCGGCGGTTTCTGTGCCGGCGGTTTCTGTGCCGGCGGTTTCTGTGCCGGCGGTTTCTGTGGTGCCGGTTCTGGCCGAGGTCGCCCGGCGGGCCCGGCGGGATCGTTGGCCGATGTGGTCGCCGCGGTCGCCCGTTGGGGTTCGTGTAGTGCCGATTACGACGCCCTGTCCGATGCGGGTGCTCTCGCGTGCCAGCGCGATATTGCGCGGCTTGTGGAGACGGTGGGCACCCGGCAGGTGTGGGTGGCGAAGACCATCGCGCACCGGTCTCGGCCGGAGTTGGGTCAGTCCGGGTTGGCGCGGCAGCAGGGGTATGTGGATCCGGATGGTTTGATCCAGAAGCTGACCGGGTCGACCAAGGCCGAAGCGCGCCGGTTGGTGGACGTGGGCCGGATGCTCGCCGACAACGAAGCCGCCGCCGCCGCGCAGGCTGCCGCCGAAGACGAGGCCGCCCGCCGGCTCTGTGACGGGCTCGACAACACGGATGGTGCTGATGTCGCGGACGGCTCAGGCGGCGACACGGAACTCACCGGCCTCGACGGCGTTGATGGCCGGGATGGGGTGGGCGGGATCGATGGGGTCAGCGGCGTGGGTGGCGCGGTGATTGATTCGGCGTTGTTGCCGTGGCACCACAAGATCTCCGAGGCCGTGACCTGCGGCGCTGTCCGTGGCTGCCGCGCACGCGATCCGGACCGGGCTTGGTGACATCGACACCGTCGTGACGGGGCCGGTGCTCGCGACCGCCGTGGACGAGTTGCTCCAGGATGCCCGCACCCTGAACGTGGACCAGTTGCTCAAGCGGGCCCGCCGCACCCGGGACTCCCTCGACGCGGCGGGCATCATCGTGCGAGAACACAAAGCGTGGGACGATCGCTCCTTGCGCGTGTGGACGAACCCGTCCGGCCAGGTGCACCTGCACGGGGTGTTCCCGCCCGAGCAGGGCGCGTTCATCCTCTCCACCTACGACAGCCTCACCAGTCCCCGCCGCGGCGGGGTGCGCTTCGTTGACCCGGCCCGCGCGAAGTGGGCCCAGAGTGTGCGCGATGACCCGCGCAGCACCGAACAGATCGCCGCGGACAGTTTCCTCGCTCTCCTCAAAGCCGGCACCGAGATCAACCCCCACCGCATCCTCGGCGGCCGCCAACCCTCTATCCGCATCATCACCCACCAGACCACCCCCGGCACGGCACCCACCCCGACGCCGCCTACCCCCGGCACCGGCACTCCTGCCACTACCGGGAACCCCGCCAGCACCGCGAATCCTGCCGCCACCGAGAACCCCGGCCGCACCGGCACCCCTTCCGACAGCGGAACCACTGCCCCCGCGGGGAGTTCAGCCTTCACCGGGACGGATACCCCCTCCGGCACCTCAACACCCACGTGGACCTTCTCTACCGCACCATCACCGACCCCGGCACCCCACCTCAACGGCCCAGCGCGGCCCGACCCGCTTATCCCGCCGGGCCCGACGTCCCACGTCGACGGCCCGGCCCGGCCTGACCGGGTGATCCCGCCGGGGTCGGGACTTCTCCTCCTGCGGGATCTGGACGAGATCCTCGCGCCGCCCCAGACCTCACCGCGCACGGCTACCTGAGGGCAACCCCGCACCCCTGTCCCAACCCACCCTCGACCGGCTCATCTGCGACAGCGGCACCCTGCCCATCACCTTCACCACCGACAACCAACCCCTCAACCTCGGCCGAGACGAGCGCCTCTTCACCCCCGCCCAACGCATCGCCCTCGCCGCCCGCGACGGCGGCTGCCGCTGGGGCGACTGCGACAAACCACCCGCCTTCACCGAAACCCACCACATCGACCACTGGCTCCGCGACCACGGCACCACCGACATCCGCCACGGCATCCTGCTCTGCAACCCGCACCACCGCCTCCTGCACAACCAAGGCTGGCAAATCTTCGAAAACCAGGGCCGCTACTGGCTCCGCCCACCCGCCACCATCGACCCCGGACAAACCCTCCTCGACATGCCCAGCAAAACACCCGACCGACACTGACGTTGACAGCCGACACGGGGTCTCGACAGGCTCGACCAGCGCGATGGACGGGTACCGCAGACAGGGTGACGGAGGGCTCGACGGGCTCGAGCGGCGAAGTGGGCGCGGACCGCGGACAGGGGTGCGATGCTGAGCGCCGAAGGGTCCACCGACAGCCTCCATCTCACCGAAGCCGGATACGTCGTGTGGCTCGCTGACCTCCGGCCGGTGCTCATCGACATACTCGAGCATCCGGCCACCCTGCCCATCAAAGCGCAGCCCGCCTGATCGGCACTTCTCCTCCTCGGCGTCAGGGGCGCGTGTCACCCCGGCCGGTGGCTAGCATGAAGGCATGCGCAGACCTGCACGTCGCCTTCTCAGCATTGTTCTCGCCGCGACCGCTCTCACTGGAGCCGTGGGGCTGACCGGACTGACCGGCATCACCGCAGCCGCCGCTGACTCCTCTGGCGCTGCCGCGGCTCAGAGCACCGCCGGCCCCGTTTCGGTGCTACCCGCCGCGCAGTTGTGGCCGACTGGCGTCGAGGACTTCAGCTTCGTCTCGATGCACGCCGACTACCAGCTCGGCCGCGACGCCGCCGGCCACTCCACCCTGGCCACTACCGAGACTTTCGTTGCCCGGTTCCCCGACACCGACCAGAACCGCGGCATCCGGCGGGAGATCCCCACCCACTATCAGGGCCAGCCCACCGGACTGACCATCGACAGCATTACCGACGAGACCGGCCAGCAGCGCGACACCGCCACGGAGACCATCTCCGACGACACCGGGGCCGAATTCGTCAGCGTCACCATCGCTGCCGACGACTTCGTGCACGGCGAGCAGACCTACGTGATCAACTATCACCAGACCTACGTCACCCTCTCTCCCGATGACACCGCCGACCAAGAGTTCTACTGGGAGGTCAACGGCACCGGCTGGGCCCAGCCGTTCGGGGCGGTCTCGGCCACAGTGCACGTGGCGCCGGACCTGGTGCCTCACCTCACCGGTCAGGCGGCCTGCTACCAGGGCGGATCGGCATCCGGCACCGAGTGCGATGCCCTCGACAGCGTCGCCGCGGGCGACGGGTGGGTCGTCGACGCGGAGGCGCGTGACCTGGCCGTGCATGAGGGACTCACCGTGGCCGTGGGGTTCGAGGCGGCAACCTTCGTTCCCCGCGACGACTCTTTCACGGCGAACGCCTTTCCCACGGTGGCCCTCCTCGCCGCCCTGGTCGCGCTCATCACCGCGGGGATCGCGGTGCTCCTGCGCTCGACCCGGTGGCGCAACCAGCCCGGCCGGCCCACCATCATCGCCGAGTACCTGCCGCCTGCCGGGGCGAACCTGCTGCAGTCCGGGGACGTCCTCGGCGCCCGCGCTTCAGGCAAGGCCATGACCGCCCAGTTCCTGCAGTTCGCCGTGCGCGGCAACCTGCGGGTGCTCGAGGGTGACGGCAAGAACCACTACCTGCTCGAGCTGCGCAGCCGGGAGGGTCTCGACGCCACCGAGCGCACGGTGCTCGACGCCTTGTTCCCGTCGAACCGCAAGATCGGGTCTGTACGCGACCTGAAGAAAAAAAGCACCACGCTGGGCACCGCCCTGCAGAAGGTGCGGCGAACGGCACGCAAACGGATGCTCACCGATGGTCTCCGGGAGAAGAAGGGTGGGGCCGCCCGCCGCTGGCTCATCGCCCTGGCGATCGTCGCCGGTGTTGTGGCCGTCGTGGCGAGCATCATCACCTTCGCCACCGAGGTCGCCGGCGCGTGGCCGTTCTTGTTACTGGTCGGCGGGCTGGCCGCCACGATTGTTACGCTTGCCGTAATCGGCGACGTGCGACCGCTCACCGCGAGCGGCGCGGAACTCCGCGACTACCTGAAGGGCGTCACAGTGTATATCTCGCTGGCTGAAGCAGACCGGCTCCGGGTGCTGCAAAGCCCTGTGGGCGCGCTGCGCACGCCATACCGACCGGATGGTGCCGGTGCGGTTACGACCGAGCCCGTGCAGGTGCTCAAGCTTTACGAACGGCTGTTGCCCTACGCGGTGCTCACGGGCGAAGAAAAGCAGTGGTCGAAGGTCCTCGGCGACTATTACGACGGGACGCGGGAACAGCCGGACTGGTACGTCGGCACGGCTCCGTTCAACGCCGCCTACTTCGCGACGGGTGTGACCGCGTTCGCCTCGTCCACGTCGTCGGCCTGGTCGGGCAGCGCCTCGAGTTCGTCCAGTTCCGGCGCCGGCGGGGGCGGTTCCGTCGGTGGCGGCGGTGGCGGTGGCGGGGGAGGGGGCGTCTGATGGGCACTCCGGCAGAACCTACCTTCACCCGGTCGGCCCTGGCACCCGGGCTGCTCGGCGCCATTGCCCTCCTGGCCGGACTCGCCCTGCTCGATGTCGACAGTTTTGTCATCATCCGCTACGTCGTCAGCATCCTGGCGCTCATCATCTGCGTCTTCGTCATCCAAGCCAAGTCCTGGTGGTGGCTCATCGGTCTGGTGCCCATCGCGGTGCTGTGGAACCCGATCGTGATCATCGAGCTGCACGGCCAGGGCTGGGTGTCCGCCCAGTTCATCGCCGCCCTGGTCTTCATAATCGTCGGCATCCGTACTAAGGTCCCGACGGCGGTGCACCGCTGAGAACGGGTCCGGGCATAGACTGAGTACGCGTCTGGAGAACCTGGTTAGTGTCTCGACCGTTGTCCTGCGTCGATCAGCACCTTCGAGGCTGCCCGATGCCGGTCACGTTGCTCGTTTTGCGGGGTTCGGCGTATCGATCGCACAGGCATCCACGGATGCTCAACACGACGAGCGCGCACTGTGTGCCGCGCTGGTGTGAAGTGGAGAAAAATGGCTTACACCCGCCCTCAAGGAGCGGGCCGTGCTGGTGCCAGCAGCGGTCGAACCCGGCAGCGCCCACGCTCGCGTGACGACGACGCCCCCATCATCCCGATCCTCGCCCGCAAGGTGCGCGAGGTCGAGGCGAAGGCCCAGAGCGGCACCAAGCTAGGCCCCACCAACCGCACCAAGTACCAGGTCATCGCCCTGCTCATGCGCGAGGAACGCGCGCGGGTCAAGGCCGACGGCGAGCTCACCGACACCAACCGCGCTGAGCTGCTCAAACGCCTCGACGGTATCGCCCAGATCCTAGCGAAGACCGCCGCCCGCGACACCAGCCTGATCACCCTGCTCGAACCGGATGCGGGTGTCTCCACCGTCGCACAGCGCTTCCGCCGAGACTGGCTGCTGGAATCCGGCGCCGAACTCAGCCCGGACGAACTCATCATCACCCGCGAACCCGAGGCCAAGCCCGAGGTTCCGCAAAACCAGGTCATCCCGCAGTCGGTGCGGGCCCGTCAGCTGGCCAACCCGTTCCTCGCCCCCGACTTCAGTGCCGTACAGGCTCAGCCGGTGTCCTCGGCCCGTCGCCTGGCCAACTGGGAACTGCTCGGCCCGCTGTTCAAGGCGTTCGAATACGGCTCAGGCGGCCAGGCCGCCAGCATGGACCTGCCCGAGGCCCCCAACGTCGACAGGTTCTCCCCGCGCGGCATGGAACTCATGCGGCACCAGGCCCGCTTCATCGAGAGCGCCCGCCTCGGCCACCGCAGCTACCTCCTCGCCGACGAGCCCGGCCTCGGCAAGACGGCGCAGAGTCTGCTCGCCGCATCCGTCGCCGGCGCCTACCCGCTGCTGGCGATCGTGCCCAACGTCGTGAAGATGAACTGGGTGCGCGAAGTCGAACTCTGGACGCCGCACCGCCGCGCCACCGTCATCCACGGCGACGGTGACACCCTCGACGCCTTCGCCGACGTGGTCGTGGTCAACTACGACGTTCTCGACCGCCACCTCGCCTGGCTCGGCACCCTCGGCTTCAAGGGAATGGTCGTCGACGAGGCGCACTTCATCAAGAACCTGCAGTCGCAGCGTTCCAAGCACGTACTCAGCCTCGCCGAGCAGATCCGCCGCCGCACCCCGGGCAACAACCCGCTGCTGATGGCTCTCACCGGTACCCCGCTGATCAACGACGTCGACGATTTCCGGGCCATCTGGCAGTTCCTCGGCTGGATCGACGGCGACAAGCCCACCGCCAAGCTCATGCAACGGCTGGAAGAGACCGGCCTCACGCCGGCAGACGCCGGCTTCTACACCGCCGCCCGGGCCGCCGTGATCGACATGGGCATCGTGCGTCGCCGCAAGGTCGACGTGGCCGCCGACCTGCCCGCCAAGCGCATCGCCGACCTGCCGGTGGAGCTCGACAGCGAGCTCGGCCGGTCGATCCAGAAGGCCGAACGCGAACTGGGCGCCCGACTGGTCACGCGGTTCAAGGCCCTCGTCGCCGCGCGTCACCCCGGCGTCAAGGCACCCGTGCTCACCGAGGACGAACGCGCCGCGTACATCCGCGCCGTCGCGCACGCCGATCTCGAGGAGTCCAAGGGCACCACGACCGGCGAGAACGTGTTCACCATGGTGCGCAAGATCGGCCAGGCCAAGGCCGGGCTCGCCGCCGACTACGCGGCCCAGCTCGCGCACTCGGTGGGCAAGGTCGTGTTCTTCGCCAAGCACATCGACGTGATGGATGCCGCGGAGGAGATCTTCGCCAAGCGCGGCCTGCGCACGGTGTCGCTACGCGGCGACCAGAGCGCCCTGGCCCGCCAGGCCGCGATCGACTCGTTCAACACCGACCCCGAGGTCGCCGTTGTGGTGTGTTCGCTCACCGCCGCCGGCGTCGGCGTGAACCTCCAGGCCGCCTCCAACGTGGTGCTGGCCGAACTCAGCTGGACCGCCGCAGAGCAGACCCAGGCCATCGACCGGGTGCACCGGATCGGCCAGGCCGAACCGGTGACCGCGTGGCGGATCATCGCCGCGCACACCATCGACGCGCGGATCGCCGAACTCATCGGCAGCAAGCAGGGCCTCGCGGCCCGCGCGCTCGACGGGGCCGACGAGGAACTGTCGCCCGAGGATTCGGTGCAGGCCAGCGCCCTGGTCTACGTGCTCACCCAGGCGCTCGACGGAGAGCTGTAAAACCGGGCCGGAAGTCCCTACCCCCGAGCAGCGCCGCCGGTGTTGACTTGATCCAGGCCAGAGCGCGCCACCATGATGGTGGACGGGCAATCTGCCGCAACAATATGCATGCACTAAGGAGTAGCCAGATATGAAGATCGGTATCCTCACCAGCGGTGGAGACTGCCCCGGCCTCAACGCAGTGATTCGGGGTGCTGTTCTCAAGGGAGGCCGCGCGTACGACTCCGAGTTCGTGGGCATCCGCAACGGCTGGCGTGGGCTGGTGCAGGGCGAGTTCATGAAGCTCGACCGTCACAGCGTCCGTGGCCTCTCCCGCCAGGGTGGCACCATCCTCGGCAGCTCCCGCACCAACCCGTTCGAGGGCGAGAACGCGGGCCCGGAGAACATCCAGAAGACCATGGACGCCGAGGGTATCGACGCCATCATCGCCATCGGCGGCGAGGGCACCCTCACCGCCGCCCGCCGTCTCACCGACGCCGGCATCAAGATCGTCGGCGTGCCGAAGACCATCGACAACGATCTCGCGGCCACCGACTACTCCTTCGGCTTCAACACCGCCGTCGAGATCGCCACCGAGGCCATCGACCGGCTGCGCACCACCGCCGACTCGCACGGCCGCTGCATGATCGTCGAGGTCATGGGCCGCCACGTGGGGTGGATCGCCCTGCACTCCGGCATGGCCGGCGGCGCACACGCCATCCTCATCCCCGAGCAGCCGCAGACCATCGAGCAGATCTGCGCCTGGGTCGAGAGCGTCCGCGACCGCGGCCGCGCACCCGTGCTCGTCGTCTCCGAGGGCTTCCTGCTCGCCGAGATGGGCGAAGCCCACTCGCACAAGGGCCTGGACGCGTTCAACCGTCCCCGCCTCGGCGGCATCAGCGAGCTCATCGCCCCCATGGTCGAAGAGCGCACCGGGATCGAGGCCCGCGCAACGGTCCTCGGCCACACCCAGCGTGGTGGCGCCCCCTCGGCCTACGACCGCGTGCTCGCCACCCGTCTGGGCATGGCGGCCGTCGACGCCGTCGTCGAGGGCAAGTGGGGTTCGATGGTCTCCCTCAAGGGAACCGACATCAACACCGTCAGCATCGCCGACGCCACCATGGACCTCAACCGGGTCACCCAGGCGCGGTACGACGAAGCAGCCGTGCTCTTCGGCTAAACCCCGCCAGCACAGAGAACTGCCCGGACGGCTCAGGCCGTCCGGGCAGTTGTGTGTCCGGGTCGTGCGCGCCCGGTTCGCGAAGGCGCGAGAGGCTGGGGCGGTTACGCCGCGGGTGCGAGTTTGGCCTGCACCTGCGCGAGCGACGGGTTCGTCGCGGCCGAGCCATCCGGGAACAGCACCGTGGGAACCGTGCGGTTGCCCCCGTTGAGGCTCATGACGAGCTCGGAGGTGCCGTCGACCTCTTCGAC
It encodes the following:
- a CDS encoding DUF6804 family protein, producing MGTPAEPTFTRSALAPGLLGAIALLAGLALLDVDSFVIIRYVVSILALIICVFVIQAKSWWWLIGLVPIAVLWNPIVIIELHGQGWVSAQFIAALVFIIVGIRTKVPTAVHR
- a CDS encoding SDR family oxidoreductase → MTERTTSPRRVLVTGATGYIGGRLVPRLLEAGADVRVLVRSPQKLTDVPWAKDVDIVEGDLGNPESLAKASTGIDVLYYLVHSMGAKGDFEQTEREAARNVATAAAAAGVSRIVYLGGLHPDTDTLSPHLRSRAEVGRILLASGVPTVAFQAGVVIGSGSTSFEMIRHLTDVLPYMPAPKWVRNFIQPIAVRDVLYYLLAAADVPADVNRTFDIGGPDVLRYGQMMNGYALEAGLHQRPIAALPVLTPWLASQWVNLVTPIPRSLAIPIIASLQYDCVMHEHDIDAVIPPPAGGLTTYRRAVRLALGRMRDGDVETSWQNAATEGASSNPLPSDPDWAGHLVYTDLKEKKTSAKPADLWRVIESIGGDNGWYSFPLAWAVRGWMDKLVGGVGLRRGRRHPDRLQTGDVLDFWRVERIDRGSFLRLRAEMLVPGRAWLEMRAEPTADGGSIYRQRAVFFPRGLGGRLYWFSILPFHGVIFTGMANRITEAAESEAATVHAETAVADSGVTDSAAGTPPESPETAEAAALT
- a CDS encoding DUF2207 domain-containing protein; this translates as MRRPARRLLSIVLAATALTGAVGLTGLTGITAAAADSSGAAAAQSTAGPVSVLPAAQLWPTGVEDFSFVSMHADYQLGRDAAGHSTLATTETFVARFPDTDQNRGIRREIPTHYQGQPTGLTIDSITDETGQQRDTATETISDDTGAEFVSVTIAADDFVHGEQTYVINYHQTYVTLSPDDTADQEFYWEVNGTGWAQPFGAVSATVHVAPDLVPHLTGQAACYQGGSASGTECDALDSVAAGDGWVVDAEARDLAVHEGLTVAVGFEAATFVPRDDSFTANAFPTVALLAALVALITAGIAVLLRSTRWRNQPGRPTIIAEYLPPAGANLLQSGDVLGARASGKAMTAQFLQFAVRGNLRVLEGDGKNHYLLELRSREGLDATERTVLDALFPSNRKIGSVRDLKKKSTTLGTALQKVRRTARKRMLTDGLREKKGGAARRWLIALAIVAGVVAVVASIITFATEVAGAWPFLLLVGGLAATIVTLAVIGDVRPLTASGAELRDYLKGVTVYISLAEADRLRVLQSPVGALRTPYRPDGAGAVTTEPVQVLKLYERLLPYAVLTGEEKQWSKVLGDYYDGTREQPDWYVGTAPFNAAYFATGVTAFASSTSSAWSGSASSSSSSGAGGGGSVGGGGGGGGGGGV
- a CDS encoding ATP-dependent helicase, whose product is MSDPLTPTAESLLTGLDEQQRIAAEALIGPVCMLAGAGTGKTRAITHRIAYGVMSGAYSPTRVMALTFTARSAAELRGRLRQLGAGGVAARTFHAAALSQLNYFWPHVVGGQAPRILEGKGRLLGHVAEVLKLKLDTATLRDLAGEIEWRKTSGLSLEQYATAGRALPGRLDIDQALDMQAGYERLKDDRKQIDFEDVLLAMAGMIEAEPSVALQVREQYRFFVVDEFQDVSPLQYDLLKLWLGDRRDLCVVGDASQTIYSFAGARSDYLLDFPKHYEDATVVRLEQNYRSTAAIVATANQLMRGRPGALSLHAAVAETGVEPAVREYPNDMAEARGVAQSIAELVAAGTAPENIAVLYRVNVQAALLETALGDVGVSYQIRGSKRFFDLPEVKQAVMSLRAASVSIMGEPLFKSVSDVLRGLGWSQTAPETRGAVRDRWEALNAIMGLVDQAAPGTSFRQFTDELMERQAGQHEPTVAAVTLATLHSAKGLEWNAVFVVGLSEGLVPISYAGTFEQVDEERRLLYVGVTRARKRLSLSWSAAGSQQRSPRERSRFLAEIGIRTARAAGARGA
- a CDS encoding DUF222 domain-containing protein, with amino-acid sequence MAAAHAIRTGLGDIDTVVTGPVLATAVDELLQDARTLNVDQLLKRARRTRDSLDAAGIIVREHKAWDDRSLRVWTNPSGQVHLHGVFPPEQGAFILSTYDSLTSPRRGGVRFVDPARAKWAQSVRDDPRSTEQIAADSFLALLKAGTEINPHRILGGRQPSIRIITHQTTPGTAPTPTPPTPGTGTPATTGNPASTANPAATENPGRTGTPSDSGTTAPAGSSAFTGTDTPSGTSTPTWTFSTAPSPTPAPHLNGPARPDPLIPPGPTSHVDGPARPDRVIPPGSGLLLLRDLDEILAPPQTSPRTAT